From the Butyrivibrio fibrisolvens genome, one window contains:
- the mraY gene encoding phospho-N-acetylmuramoyl-pentapeptide-transferase produces the protein MSNEVLLKYIAAPIIIGWILALIAGKIIIPILKNLGIKDSEREEGLESHKKKAGTPLMGGIIFLLPMLIVTIPYAVKTPKLWAVVILTIGFYIVGFIDDYIKVVMHRNLGLRVWQKLLLQFIVMVVFVVFVNTAFDDFYNMYIPFLGKEINLSWFNIPFLFLVALATTNGTNFTDGVDGLCGSVTAVVATFFVIVAAMSTVELAPVSAALLGGLLGYLYYNVYPGKVYMGDGGSLAIGGYVVAVSYLTGLTLWIPIVGIIYAVEVISVVMQVGYFKLTHGKRIFRMAPIHHHFEKGGWSETRVVNAFTTVTIIAGIIGLLAISR, from the coding sequence ATGTCTAATGAAGTATTGTTAAAGTATATCGCTGCGCCTATCATTATCGGGTGGATACTGGCTCTTATAGCCGGTAAGATCATCATCCCGATCCTTAAGAATCTTGGCATTAAGGATTCTGAGAGAGAAGAGGGTCTTGAATCTCATAAGAAAAAAGCAGGAACGCCTCTCATGGGAGGTATCATATTCCTTCTTCCGATGCTGATAGTTACTATTCCATATGCCGTTAAGACTCCTAAGCTATGGGCAGTTGTCATACTTACAATAGGTTTTTATATCGTAGGCTTTATCGACGATTATATCAAAGTTGTAATGCACAGGAATCTCGGTCTTCGCGTATGGCAGAAGCTCCTTTTGCAGTTCATCGTGATGGTAGTATTTGTTGTTTTTGTTAATACTGCATTTGATGATTTCTACAATATGTACATCCCTTTTTTGGGAAAAGAAATTAATCTATCATGGTTTAATATTCCGTTCCTTTTCCTTGTAGCACTTGCTACAACCAACGGAACCAACTTTACGGACGGAGTAGACGGTCTGTGCGGATCTGTTACAGCTGTTGTTGCGACATTCTTCGTGATAGTTGCAGCTATGTCTACTGTAGAGCTTGCTCCGGTAAGCGCAGCTCTTCTTGGAGGGCTTCTTGGATATCTTTATTACAATGTGTATCCGGGTAAAGTATATATGGGAGATGGCGGATCACTTGCGATCGGCGGATATGTAGTAGCAGTAAGTTATCTTACAGGTCTTACACTCTGGATCCCTATCGTAGGTATCATCTATGCTGTAGAAGTTATATCTGTTGTAATGCAGGTTGGATATTTTAAGCTCACTCATGGTAAGAGAATATTCAGAATGGCACCTATTCATCATCACTTCGAAAAGGGCGGCTGGTCTGAGACAAGAGTTGTTAATGCGTTTACTACAGTTACTATCATCGCAGGTATTATAGGACTTCTTGCAATAAGCAGATAA